The following are from one region of the Streptomyces fradiae genome:
- the mshC gene encoding cysteine--1-D-myo-inosityl 2-amino-2-deoxy-alpha-D-glucopyranoside ligase — MHAWPASEVPALPGKGRDLRIHDTATGGRVTLAPGPVARIYVCGITPYDATHMGHAATYNAFDLVQRVWLDTKRQVHYVQNVTDVDDPLLERALRDGIDWVGLAERETALFREDMTALRMLPPQHYIGAVEAIPGIVPLVERLRDSGAAYELDGDIYFSVEADPHFGQVSNYDTELMRHLSAERGGDPDRPGKKNPLDPMLWMAAREGEPSWDGGSLGPGRPGWHIECVAIALDHLGMGFDVQGGGSDLIFPHHEMGASHAQTLTGEFPMAKAYVHAGMVALDGEKMSKSKGNLVFVSTLRKEGVDPAAIRLALLSHHYRADWEWTDQVLQDAEARLGRWRAAVSRPDGPSADALVEEIREALADDLDAPAALAAVDRWAARQEADGGTEESAPGLVSRAVDALLGVAL; from the coding sequence ATGCATGCCTGGCCCGCTTCTGAGGTCCCCGCCCTGCCCGGCAAGGGCCGCGACCTCCGGATTCACGACACCGCGACCGGTGGACGAGTGACCCTCGCCCCCGGCCCCGTCGCCCGCATCTACGTCTGCGGCATCACGCCGTACGACGCGACCCACATGGGTCACGCGGCGACCTACAACGCGTTCGACCTCGTTCAGCGCGTGTGGCTCGACACCAAGCGGCAGGTCCACTACGTCCAGAACGTCACCGACGTGGACGATCCCCTCCTGGAGCGGGCGCTCCGCGACGGCATCGACTGGGTTGGCCTCGCCGAGCGCGAGACCGCCCTGTTCCGCGAGGACATGACCGCCCTGCGGATGCTGCCCCCGCAGCACTACATCGGCGCGGTCGAGGCGATACCCGGCATCGTCCCGCTGGTCGAGCGGCTGCGGGACTCCGGTGCCGCCTACGAGCTCGACGGCGACATCTACTTCTCCGTCGAGGCCGACCCGCACTTCGGCCAGGTGTCGAACTACGACACCGAGCTGATGCGCCACCTGTCCGCCGAGCGCGGCGGCGACCCGGACCGCCCGGGCAAGAAGAACCCGCTCGACCCGATGCTGTGGATGGCCGCCCGCGAGGGCGAGCCCAGCTGGGACGGCGGCAGCCTCGGCCCCGGCCGCCCCGGCTGGCACATCGAGTGCGTCGCCATCGCCCTCGACCACCTCGGCATGGGCTTCGACGTGCAGGGCGGCGGCTCCGACCTGATCTTCCCGCACCACGAGATGGGCGCCTCCCACGCCCAGACCCTCACCGGCGAGTTCCCCATGGCCAAGGCCTACGTGCACGCCGGCATGGTCGCCCTCGACGGCGAGAAGATGTCCAAGTCCAAGGGCAACCTGGTCTTCGTCTCCACCCTCCGCAAGGAGGGCGTCGACCCGGCCGCCATCCGGCTCGCCCTGCTCTCCCACCACTACCGGGCCGACTGGGAGTGGACCGACCAGGTCCTCCAGGACGCCGAGGCCCGCCTGGGCCGCTGGCGCGCCGCCGTCTCGCGCCCCGACGGCCCGTCCGCCGACGCGCTCGTCGAGGAGATCCGCGAGGCGCTCGCCGACGACCTGGACGCCCCGGCCGCGCTCGCCGCGGTCGACCGCTGGGCCGCCCGCCAGGAGGCCGACGGCGGCACCGAGGAGTCCGCCCCCGGTCTCGTCTCCCGCGCCGTCGACGCCCTTCTCGGCGTCGCGCTGTAG
- a CDS encoding SCO1664 family protein, translated as MPPPERIPSRRMSGQGTSTTIELLTAGELTVVGRVREASNAVLFCSVVYEGERADCVYKPVAGERPLWDFPDGTLAQREVAAFELSEATGWGLVPPTVLRDGPYGEGMVQLWVEPDPAAQLLALVEDDEAGEGWKAVGPAQIAEDRTALLVHADTPELRRLAVLDAVINNGDRKGGHLLPAPDGRLYGIDHGVSFHVEDKLRTLLWGWAGEDLTDEAVTVLTRLYALLAPGTPLAERLGALLTAAEVAALRERVAVLRGTGRHPEPSGQWPAIPWPPV; from the coding sequence CTGCCCCCGCCAGAACGGATACCGTCGCGGCGCATGAGCGGCCAGGGGACCTCGACCACCATCGAACTGCTCACCGCGGGGGAGCTGACCGTCGTCGGCCGGGTCCGCGAGGCGTCCAACGCGGTGCTGTTCTGCTCCGTCGTGTACGAGGGCGAGCGGGCCGACTGCGTCTACAAGCCGGTCGCGGGGGAGCGCCCGCTGTGGGACTTCCCGGACGGCACCCTCGCCCAGCGCGAGGTGGCCGCCTTCGAGCTGTCCGAGGCGACCGGCTGGGGCCTGGTCCCGCCGACCGTGCTCCGCGACGGGCCGTACGGCGAGGGCATGGTCCAGCTGTGGGTCGAGCCGGACCCGGCCGCGCAGCTGCTCGCCCTGGTCGAGGACGACGAGGCGGGCGAAGGGTGGAAGGCCGTGGGGCCCGCGCAGATCGCCGAGGACCGCACCGCGCTGCTCGTGCACGCCGACACCCCCGAGCTGCGCCGGCTCGCCGTCCTGGACGCGGTCATCAACAACGGCGACCGCAAGGGCGGGCATCTGCTGCCCGCGCCGGACGGGCGTCTGTACGGGATCGACCACGGCGTCTCGTTCCACGTCGAGGACAAGCTGCGCACCCTGCTGTGGGGCTGGGCGGGCGAGGACCTGACGGACGAGGCCGTGACGGTCCTCACCCGTCTGTACGCGCTCCTGGCGCCCGGCACTCCGCTGGCGGAACGGCTCGGCGCGCTCCTGACCGCGGCCGAGGTGGCCGCCCTGCGGGAGCGGGTGGCGGTGCTGCGCGGGACCGGGAGGCATCCCGAACCCTCGGGGCAGTGGCCGGCCATTCCCTGGCCCCCGGTGTAG
- a CDS encoding DUF3090 domain-containing protein, which translates to MSRQVFLYDPPERFVAGTVGLPGRRTFFLQASAAGRVTSVALEKSQVAALAERIDELLDEVVRRTGGNAPVPAVAPADNADTAPLDTPVEEEFRVGTMALAWDGEEQRMIVEAQALVELDADSEEDLAEAEERLLQDEENGPPMLRVRLTGAQARAFAKRALDVVNAGRPPCPLCSLPLDPEGHVCPRQNGYRRGA; encoded by the coding sequence GTGTCCCGTCAGGTGTTCCTCTACGACCCGCCGGAGCGGTTCGTGGCCGGCACGGTCGGGCTGCCTGGCCGCCGTACGTTCTTCCTGCAGGCGTCCGCGGCCGGGCGCGTCACCAGCGTCGCCCTGGAGAAGTCACAGGTCGCGGCCCTCGCCGAGCGGATCGACGAACTGCTCGACGAGGTGGTGCGCCGCACCGGCGGCAACGCCCCGGTGCCGGCCGTCGCCCCCGCCGACAACGCGGACACCGCCCCGCTGGACACCCCCGTCGAGGAGGAGTTCCGGGTCGGCACCATGGCGCTCGCCTGGGACGGCGAGGAACAGCGCATGATCGTCGAGGCGCAGGCGCTCGTCGAGCTCGACGCGGACTCCGAGGAGGACCTCGCCGAGGCCGAGGAGCGGCTGCTCCAGGACGAGGAGAACGGCCCGCCGATGCTGCGGGTCCGGCTCACCGGCGCGCAGGCCCGGGCCTTCGCCAAGCGCGCCCTCGACGTGGTCAACGCCGGCCGGCCGCCGTGCCCGCTGTGCAGCCTCCCGCTCGACCCCGAGGGCCATGTCTGCCCCCGCCAGAACGGATACCGTCGCGGCGCATGA
- a CDS encoding histidine phosphatase family protein gives MATLILVRHGRSTANTSGVLAGRTPGIALDERGAAQAAALPGRLAGVPLAAVVSSPLQRCRETVRPLLDARPGVPLHTEERISECDYGDWSGRKLAELMDEPLMQVVQGHASAAAFPGGESLRAMQARAVDAVRDWNARIEEEHGEDAVFAMCSHGDIIKAIVADALGLHLDLFQRIQVDPCSVTAIRYTRLRPFLLRLGDTGDLSGLAPRETPAAEGAAEVGGGAGAP, from the coding sequence ATGGCCACCCTGATCCTCGTACGGCACGGACGCTCCACCGCCAACACCTCCGGAGTGCTCGCCGGGCGGACGCCCGGGATCGCACTCGACGAGCGGGGCGCCGCGCAGGCCGCCGCGCTGCCCGGGCGGCTCGCCGGAGTGCCGCTCGCCGCCGTCGTCTCCAGCCCGCTCCAGCGCTGCCGGGAGACCGTGCGCCCGCTGCTCGACGCCCGCCCCGGAGTGCCGCTGCACACCGAGGAGCGGATCAGCGAGTGCGACTACGGCGACTGGTCCGGCCGCAAGCTCGCCGAGCTGATGGACGAGCCGCTGATGCAGGTGGTCCAGGGGCACGCCTCGGCCGCCGCCTTCCCCGGCGGCGAGTCCCTGCGCGCCATGCAGGCCCGCGCCGTGGACGCGGTGCGCGACTGGAACGCCCGGATCGAGGAGGAGCACGGCGAGGACGCCGTCTTCGCGATGTGCTCCCACGGCGACATCATCAAGGCGATCGTCGCCGACGCCCTCGGCCTCCACCTCGACCTCTTCCAGCGCATCCAGGTGGACCCCTGCTCGGTCACCGCGATCCGCTACACCCGGCTGCGGCCCTTTCTGCTCCGCCTCGGCGACACCGGCGACCTGTCCGGCCTCGCCCCGCGCGAGACCCCGGCCGCCGAGGGGGCGGCGGAGGTCGGGGGCGGTGCGGGCGCACCGTGA
- a CDS encoding magnesium and cobalt transport protein CorA: MRPVIVDSAIYRAGRRTKGPTDLSDALAEARATGDAFLWVGLHEPTEAEFSHVSEEFALHPLAVEDALKAHQRPKLEVYDDSLFAVLKPVVYEPESDRVSSGELMLFIGDSFVVTVRHGVGSPLAAVRKRLEAEPEVLRHGPTSVLYAISDAVVDHYIEVAGELQVDLEELEADVFAPAGGNPPRTAERIYTAKRQVLEFRRATGPLAGPMARLATGSVPFVHEHAMPFFRDVQDHLLRANEQVEGLDRLLSDVLSAHLAQMGVRQNDDMRKISAWAAMAAVPTMVAGIYGMNFDHMPELRWVWSYPAVILLMAGIVTGLYRLFKRRGWM, translated from the coding sequence ATACGGCCCGTGATCGTGGACTCTGCCATCTACCGTGCCGGGCGCAGGACGAAGGGCCCCACCGACCTCTCCGACGCGCTGGCGGAGGCGCGGGCGACCGGTGACGCCTTCCTGTGGGTGGGTCTCCACGAGCCGACGGAGGCCGAGTTCAGCCATGTCTCCGAGGAGTTCGCGCTGCACCCGCTGGCCGTCGAGGACGCCCTCAAGGCACATCAGCGGCCCAAGCTGGAGGTGTACGACGACTCGCTGTTCGCGGTGCTCAAGCCGGTCGTGTACGAGCCGGAGAGCGACCGGGTCTCGTCCGGCGAGCTGATGCTCTTCATCGGCGACTCGTTCGTGGTGACCGTGCGGCACGGCGTGGGCTCGCCGCTTGCGGCCGTCCGCAAGCGCCTGGAGGCGGAGCCCGAGGTGCTCAGGCACGGGCCGACCTCGGTGCTGTACGCGATCAGCGACGCGGTGGTGGACCACTACATCGAGGTGGCCGGGGAGCTCCAGGTCGACCTGGAGGAGCTGGAGGCCGACGTGTTCGCGCCGGCCGGCGGCAATCCGCCGCGGACCGCGGAGCGGATCTACACCGCCAAGCGGCAGGTCCTGGAGTTCCGCCGGGCGACCGGGCCGCTGGCCGGTCCGATGGCGCGCCTCGCGACCGGCTCGGTGCCCTTCGTGCACGAGCACGCGATGCCGTTCTTCCGCGACGTCCAGGACCATCTGCTGCGCGCCAACGAGCAGGTCGAGGGCCTGGACCGGCTGCTCTCGGACGTGCTGTCGGCGCACCTGGCGCAGATGGGCGTGCGGCAGAACGACGACATGCGCAAGATCTCGGCCTGGGCCGCCATGGCCGCGGTCCCGACGATGGTCGCGGGGATCTACGGCATGAACTTCGACCACATGCCGGAGCTGCGCTGGGTGTGGTCGTACCCGGCGGTGATCCTGCTGATGGCGGGGATCGTGACGGGTCTGTACCGGCTGTTCAAGCGGCGCGGCTGGATGTGA
- a CDS encoding ferritin-like domain-containing protein, translating to MLTAKGLFQEIIDNDDSFRLFCSIAASGEAQGGWENGRIAALVAPGMRDMAPKIVRHGADEDKHGRIFNALLKKRGLEPVPVPPETDYTMLLERRGIGLAHDKLRRDEPLTEEDIVVYLAHSRVTEQRAADQMIMLVKYFGDHPELGKAIRMIDNDETNHLSYCHEELLRLNYEGHGRLIQRTLRESALVEIQVYRDVSLAVMSHMGRILRWPKAKATALAAGIHGMYAWERAAGWHKMVDLRMPERRDALGVPPPEAGGGPTAPIPAF from the coding sequence ATGCTCACGGCCAAAGGCCTGTTCCAGGAAATCATCGACAACGACGACTCGTTCCGGCTCTTCTGCTCCATCGCCGCCAGTGGCGAGGCCCAGGGCGGCTGGGAGAACGGCCGGATCGCGGCCCTCGTCGCCCCCGGCATGCGGGACATGGCTCCCAAGATCGTCCGGCACGGCGCCGACGAGGACAAGCACGGCCGGATCTTCAACGCCCTGCTGAAGAAGCGCGGCCTCGAACCGGTGCCCGTGCCGCCCGAGACCGACTACACGATGCTCCTGGAGCGGCGCGGGATCGGCCTGGCCCACGACAAGCTGCGCCGCGACGAGCCGCTGACCGAGGAGGACATCGTCGTCTACCTCGCGCACAGCCGGGTCACCGAGCAGCGCGCCGCGGACCAGATGATCATGCTGGTCAAGTACTTCGGGGACCACCCCGAGCTCGGCAAGGCCATCCGCATGATCGACAACGACGAGACCAACCACCTCTCGTACTGCCACGAGGAGCTGCTGCGCCTCAACTACGAGGGCCACGGGCGGCTCATCCAGCGCACCCTCCGGGAGTCCGCGCTCGTCGAGATCCAGGTCTACCGCGACGTCAGCCTCGCTGTGATGAGCCACATGGGCCGCATCCTGCGCTGGCCGAAGGCCAAGGCCACCGCCCTCGCCGCCGGCATCCACGGGATGTACGCGTGGGAGCGGGCGGCCGGCTGGCACAAGATGGTCGACCTGCGGATGCCCGAGCGCCGCGACGCCCTGGGGGTCCCCCCGCCGGAGGCAGGGGGAGGGCCAACCGCCCCGATCCCGGCCTTCTGA